One window of the Archaeoglobus neptunius genome contains the following:
- the cdhB gene encoding CO dehydrogenase/acetyl-CoA synthase complex subunit epsilon — protein sequence MAVTKEEKYPSPKRFDIADIQVSRESTAVKPKIVANMIKRAKRPLLITGGQLLKDEKLVDFAVKFAEKGIPIAATAGSSRPLIERGVRPISKTYTLHQITQFLQDEEFQGFDGQGNYDTVIFLGFLPYYLSRMLSSLKHFTKITTIAIDEFYQPHAKFSFTNLTKDRELYHSMLEEVLQNL from the coding sequence ATGGCGGTAACCAAGGAAGAAAAGTATCCCTCTCCCAAGAGATTTGACATAGCGGATATTCAGGTGAGCAGGGAGTCCACAGCAGTAAAGCCGAAAATAGTTGCAAACATGATAAAAAGGGCCAAAAGACCGCTGCTCATTACCGGCGGGCAGTTGCTGAAGGATGAAAAGCTCGTGGATTTTGCAGTGAAATTTGCTGAGAAAGGAATTCCCATAGCTGCAACCGCTGGATCAAGCAGACCGCTGATAGAGAGGGGTGTCAGGCCGATCTCGAAGACATACACGCTACACCAGATAACGCAGTTCCTGCAGGATGAGGAGTTTCAGGGCTTTGACGGGCAGGGTAACTATGACACCGTCATTTTTCTCGGATTCCTGCCCTACTATCTCTCAAGGATGCTGTCCTCGCTGAAGCACTTCACAAAAATTACCACTATAGCCATCGATGAATTCTATCAGCCTCACGCCAAGTTCAGCTTCACGAATCTTACAAAGGACAGGGAGCTTTACCACTCGATGCTCGAAGAAGTCCTGCAAAACCTTTAA
- a CDS encoding Nre family DNA repair protein: MVRCAECKGNLLCGRSKCPLVEKYRFLKNIRIDRRILDPSPPSIFVGRVGYPRVYVGPLIAIDSDPVYADAPWLWNDMEEVIRIRTSLLRASTRMRVEDVRSESRQVVELQEMTAAIRPVDVEAEIKKLSRKAEFDDVIQPVGYSAVVERLRIAENPKIPDRVEKVYYDELRAHEGLFDLYNHGFSTYYLQKIFSAGMLGNRQNRKLVPTRWSITAVHSILGEQIKREIADLDAISDTRLFSFEHFGNHFEVILYPGRYFFQLVEIWQRKSFWSPKEDWVGVDSEDIRVKKDYSPLGGGYYAARLPVLEYLRRKRRQASVLIIREIKPSYYAPLGVWVVEEGVRKALNSNPEVFDSFSEAFERAASRIECDRRKWSHHVFRQTSLSSFF, translated from the coding sequence ATGGTGAGGTGTGCGGAATGCAAGGGTAATTTGCTGTGCGGAAGGAGTAAATGTCCGCTGGTTGAAAAGTACAGATTTTTGAAGAACATCAGGATCGACAGAAGAATTCTTGATCCTTCACCACCCTCCATTTTTGTCGGCAGAGTGGGGTATCCAAGGGTTTACGTTGGCCCGCTGATCGCCATAGATTCCGATCCCGTTTACGCAGATGCTCCGTGGCTGTGGAATGATATGGAAGAGGTTATAAGAATCAGAACATCTCTGCTCAGGGCATCAACACGAATGAGGGTTGAAGACGTCAGATCAGAGAGCAGACAGGTTGTTGAGCTTCAGGAAATGACGGCTGCGATCAGGCCGGTGGATGTGGAAGCTGAGATAAAGAAGCTGAGCAGAAAGGCTGAATTTGACGATGTCATTCAGCCTGTGGGATATTCTGCAGTCGTTGAAAGGCTGAGAATTGCTGAGAATCCGAAAATTCCTGACAGGGTTGAGAAGGTTTACTACGACGAGCTCAGGGCTCATGAAGGTTTGTTTGACCTGTATAATCACGGTTTTTCAACATACTACCTCCAGAAGATTTTCTCAGCAGGCATGCTGGGGAACAGACAGAACAGAAAGCTCGTCCCTACAAGATGGAGCATAACAGCCGTGCACAGCATACTGGGTGAGCAGATAAAGAGGGAAATCGCCGACCTTGATGCGATCAGCGATACTAGGCTGTTCAGTTTCGAACACTTCGGGAACCATTTTGAGGTGATACTGTATCCTGGCAGATATTTTTTCCAGCTTGTGGAGATCTGGCAGAGAAAGTCATTCTGGAGTCCGAAAGAGGACTGGGTTGGGGTGGACAGTGAGGATATAAGGGTGAAGAAGGACTACTCCCCTCTGGGTGGTGGCTATTACGCAGCAAGATTGCCCGTGCTTGAGTATCTCAGAAGAAAAAGAAGGCAGGCCTCGGTTCTGATAATCAGAGAAATAAAACCGTCCTACTATGCTCCACTCGGCGTCTGGGTGGTTGAAGAAGGGGTTAGAAAGGCTCTCAATTCAAATCCAGAGGTTTTTGACTCATTCAGCGAGGCGTTCGAAAGGGCCGCATCAAGAATTGAGTGTGACAGAAGAAAATGGAGTCACCACGTTTTCAGACAGACATCACTGTCCTCATTTTTCTGA